ATGAAAGAAAAAAATGAGGAGTGGCACCCATTAAGTATTGACGCGAAAAAATTTTTAGAGCATATTAGGATTTAACTTTCCCTTTTGACCAGATCCAGGATCATTCAAAAAGGATGACGTCACCTCTGATGAAATAAGGGGAGGCATCACGTCTGGCCATGGGGCCGCTGGAAATATAGCGGCGGATGATCTTTTAAGAACAAAAATTTTCATGGAGAACCGATGGAAGAAAAATTATTACTCACCGAAAGGCAAGAAAAGGTTTATACCATCATCTTTAACCGCCCCGAACGAAGGAATGCGCTTTCTCCCCTCATGCTTTTTCAGCTTGCCGAGACTTTGACGAGGCTCCAGGAAGAGGGAGAAGTTCGATGTTTGGTGATTCGCGGAGCTGGCGATAAAGCCTTCTCTTCCGGCTACGACATCTCCGACATCCCCACCAACCTGACTCCGGAACAGGCCGCCGCTCTGAAAACCCAAAGCCCCTTTCAGAACGTACTCACGGCCCTCCTGGACTTTCCCTACCCGGTCATTGCCATGATCAACGGCCATGCCTTCGGGGCGGGATGTGACTTGGCCATGACCTGCGATATCCGCATCGCCGCAGAACACGCCCAGATGGGGATTCCACCGGCCAAGCTGGGGATTATCTATCAGCCGGATGGGATCCTGCGCCTGATTAACATTGT
This portion of the Deltaproteobacteria bacterium genome encodes:
- a CDS encoding enoyl-CoA hydratase-related protein yields the protein MEEKLLLTERQEKVYTIIFNRPERRNALSPLMLFQLAETLTRLQEEGEVRCLVIRGAGDKAFSSGYDISDIPTNLTPEQAAALKTQSPFQNVLTALLDFPYPVIAMINGHAFGAGCDLAMTCDIRIAAEHAQMGIPPAKLGIIYQPDGILRLINIVGLANAKELFFTGRSYGALKAKEMGLVHYVLPPGQLAPFTYELAQEISANAPLSLKGMKLIFNKCMKYQRLDPEDAREIEALRVQAFNSEDLKEGQRAFKEKRKPVFKGR